The proteins below are encoded in one region of Saccopteryx leptura isolate mSacLep1 chromosome 1, mSacLep1_pri_phased_curated, whole genome shotgun sequence:
- the CCDC179 gene encoding coiled-coil domain-containing protein 179 — translation MAGSAILAAQRLFEGNAAELKRGGDGQHKSREGPRRNRPSEVTERQSLHKRIQNMQNLRKEKRKRNKMFSKPHPVPDPGLLVSVKTSLKLTDT, via the exons ATGGCGGGTTCGGCAATTTTAGCAGCACAAAGGCTGTTTGAAGGGAATGCTGCAGAGCTCAAAAGAGGAGGAGATGGGCAACACAAAAGCAGG GAAGGACCAAGACGAAACCGTCCTTCAGAAGTCACTGAAAGGCAG tcCTTGCATAAACGTATTCAGAATATGCAAAACctaaggaaagagaagaggaaacggaataaaatgttttcaaagccTCATCCTGTTCCGGATCCAGGGCTCCTAGTAAGTGTGAAGACTTCTCTGAAATTAACAGATACTTAA